Proteins from a genomic interval of Caulobacter sp. SL161:
- the ubiB gene encoding 2-polyprenylphenol 6-hydroxylase, protein MATLEAFWRLTGAGWALVRADALIPRELEPLLPPGAKLAGRVLRLFAGSAARKGRPGERLAAVLEHQGPAAIKMGQFLSTRADIFGAAFAEDLSRLKDRLPAFPLSVAKAEIARNLGKPLDEIFAEIGEPVAAASLAQAHPATLVDGQKVAVKVLRPGVERQVARDTAVLRLAARLAETLVPASRRLRPTEFVEVVIRALDLEMDLRFEAAGCAELGEAMAKDPYMRAPAVCWDGVGKRVLTLNWAEGAPLSDPAALDLPGLDRKALAENVTRGFLAQALDHGLFHADLHEGNLFIAAPAAITAVDYGIVGRLGPGERRYLAEILYGFLNRDYARVAKIHFDAGYVPAHQDMDAFAQALRAVGEPVFGRNAREVSMGRLLAQLFEITALFDMALRPELVLLQKTMVTVEGVARRIDPTHDLWAAADPVVRRWIGRELSPTAKARDFAEEAIRAIKALARLAETPAAPPPVAAERLHTWPLLWFLVGAATAGAAFVTGVLLAR, encoded by the coding sequence GTGGCCACGCTCGAAGCCTTCTGGCGCCTGACCGGCGCGGGCTGGGCCCTGGTCCGGGCCGACGCCCTGATCCCGCGTGAACTGGAGCCGCTGCTACCGCCCGGCGCCAAGCTGGCGGGGCGCGTCCTGCGCCTCTTCGCAGGCTCAGCCGCCCGCAAGGGACGGCCGGGGGAACGCCTGGCGGCGGTGCTCGAGCATCAAGGGCCGGCCGCAATCAAGATGGGCCAGTTCCTGTCGACCCGCGCCGACATCTTTGGCGCGGCTTTCGCCGAAGACCTGTCGCGCCTGAAGGATCGGCTGCCGGCATTCCCGCTGAGCGTCGCCAAGGCCGAGATCGCCCGCAACCTCGGCAAGCCGCTGGACGAGATCTTCGCCGAGATCGGTGAACCGGTGGCCGCCGCCTCTCTGGCTCAGGCCCACCCCGCAACGCTCGTCGATGGCCAAAAGGTTGCGGTCAAGGTCCTGCGGCCAGGCGTCGAGCGGCAGGTCGCCCGAGACACCGCCGTCCTGCGCCTGGCTGCGCGTCTCGCCGAGACCCTCGTCCCAGCCTCGCGACGTCTGCGTCCGACCGAGTTCGTCGAGGTCGTGATCCGCGCACTCGATCTTGAGATGGACCTGCGCTTCGAGGCCGCCGGCTGCGCCGAGCTGGGCGAGGCCATGGCCAAAGACCCCTATATGCGCGCGCCCGCCGTCTGCTGGGATGGCGTCGGCAAACGCGTCCTGACCTTGAACTGGGCGGAAGGCGCACCCTTGTCCGACCCCGCCGCACTGGATCTGCCCGGCCTGGACCGCAAGGCGCTGGCCGAGAACGTCACGCGCGGCTTCCTCGCCCAAGCGCTCGACCACGGCCTGTTCCACGCCGATCTACACGAGGGCAATCTGTTCATCGCCGCGCCGGCGGCGATTACGGCGGTGGACTATGGCATTGTCGGTCGGCTGGGGCCCGGTGAGCGCCGCTACCTCGCCGAGATCCTCTACGGCTTTCTCAATCGTGACTATGCGCGCGTGGCCAAGATCCATTTCGACGCCGGCTATGTGCCCGCCCACCAGGATATGGACGCCTTTGCCCAAGCCCTGCGCGCTGTCGGCGAGCCGGTGTTTGGCCGCAACGCGCGCGAGGTCTCGATGGGCCGACTGCTGGCGCAGCTGTTCGAGATCACCGCCCTGTTCGATATGGCGCTGCGCCCAGAGCTCGTTCTGCTCCAGAAGACCATGGTCACCGTTGAAGGCGTCGCTCGCCGGATTGATCCCACCCACGACCTTTGGGCGGCCGCAGATCCGGTCGTACGGCGGTGGATCGGCCGTGAACTCTCCCCCACCGCCAAGGCGCGAGACTTCGCCGAAGAGGCGATACGGGCGATCAAGGCTCTCGCGCGGCTGGCGGAGACGCCCGCCGCACCCCCGCCCGTGGCCGCCGAACGCCTTCACACCTGGCCCCTGCTCTGGTTTCTGGTCGGCGCGGCCACGGCGGGAGCGGCCTTTGTGACCGGCGTGCTCCTGGCCCGGTAG
- a CDS encoding DUF5076 domain-containing protein translates to MPEEVVMDALTVPAAALRDTSAVELARVWIAERGLHCSLKFGLYAEESVVMETTAWGIILADLAGHVADALSAEGMGPRSALYEAIVGSFNVEATRPTAQRTGGAPAASG, encoded by the coding sequence ATGCCGGAGGAAGTCGTCATGGATGCCCTTACAGTGCCCGCCGCCGCCCTTCGCGACACCAGCGCCGTTGAGCTGGCGCGCGTCTGGATCGCCGAGCGTGGCCTTCATTGCTCGCTGAAATTTGGCCTCTACGCCGAGGAAAGCGTGGTCATGGAAACCACCGCCTGGGGCATTATCCTGGCCGATCTGGCAGGACACGTCGCCGATGCCCTCAGCGCCGAGGGCATGGGTCCAAGGTCGGCGCTTTATGAGGCGATCGTCGGGAGTTTCAACGTCGAGGCCACACGCCCCACCGCTCAACGAACGGGAGGTGCGCCGGCTGCCTCTGGATGA
- the coaBC gene encoding bifunctional phosphopantothenoylcysteine decarboxylase/phosphopantothenate--cysteine ligase CoaBC, producing MGEKRVLLIVGGGVAAYKALLLTRLLRKAGVAVRPILTKAGAAFVTPLSLAALAEDKVYEDLFSLTDEHEMGHIELSRSADLVVVAPATADLIAKAAQGLAGDLASTTLLATDKPVLMAPAMNVRMWLHPATQRNIATLKADGVRFVGPEEGAMACGEFGPGRLAEPEAIFAAIMAALEGPAARPLEGKRALVTAGPTFEPIDPVRGITNRSSGKQGFAIAEALARLGAEVTLIAGPVALPTPPGVRRIDVETARQMLAASQAALPADVGVFVAAVADWRVDEAFGSKLKKEKGGPPALTFVENPDILATLSASGPHRPRLVVGFAAETDHVEEHARAKLARKGCDWIIANDVTEPGVMGGGENAVLLVTKTGTERWDRAAKDRVAAQIAQRIAEALG from the coding sequence GTGGGCGAGAAGCGGGTTCTTCTGATCGTCGGCGGCGGTGTGGCGGCCTACAAGGCGCTGCTGCTGACGCGCCTTCTAAGAAAGGCCGGCGTGGCCGTGCGACCGATCCTGACCAAGGCCGGCGCCGCGTTCGTCACGCCCTTGTCTCTGGCGGCGCTGGCTGAGGACAAGGTCTACGAGGATCTCTTCTCGCTGACCGACGAGCATGAGATGGGCCATATCGAGCTGTCGCGCTCGGCTGATCTCGTGGTGGTGGCGCCGGCGACCGCAGACCTGATCGCCAAGGCGGCCCAGGGTCTGGCCGGAGACCTGGCCTCCACCACGCTGCTGGCCACCGACAAGCCCGTCCTGATGGCCCCGGCTATGAACGTGCGCATGTGGCTGCATCCAGCCACCCAACGCAACATCGCAACTCTCAAGGCCGACGGCGTGCGCTTCGTCGGCCCTGAGGAGGGCGCCATGGCATGCGGTGAATTTGGCCCCGGTCGCCTGGCCGAACCCGAGGCGATCTTCGCCGCGATCATGGCGGCGCTGGAAGGTCCCGCCGCCCGACCGCTGGAGGGCAAGCGGGCGCTGGTCACCGCTGGACCCACGTTCGAACCCATCGATCCTGTGCGTGGCATTACAAACCGGTCCAGCGGCAAACAGGGCTTCGCGATCGCCGAAGCCCTGGCCAGGCTCGGCGCGGAGGTGACCTTGATCGCAGGCCCCGTCGCGCTTCCAACCCCACCCGGCGTCCGCCGGATCGATGTCGAGACCGCCCGACAGATGCTGGCGGCCAGCCAGGCCGCCCTGCCCGCCGACGTCGGCGTCTTTGTCGCGGCCGTGGCCGACTGGCGGGTCGACGAGGCGTTTGGCAGCAAGTTGAAGAAGGAGAAGGGCGGACCGCCGGCCCTGACCTTCGTCGAGAACCCTGACATCCTGGCGACCTTGTCGGCCAGCGGCCCCCATCGCCCACGCCTTGTCGTCGGTTTCGCGGCGGAGACCGACCATGTCGAGGAGCACGCCCGCGCCAAGCTGGCGCGCAAGGGTTGCGACTGGATCATCGCCAACGATGTCACCGAGCCCGGTGTCATGGGGGGCGGCGAGAACGCCGTGCTGCTGGTGACCAAAACCGGAACCGAGCGCTGGGACCGCGCCGCCAAGGATCGGGTCGCCGCTCAGATCGCCCAACGGATCGCAGAGGCCCTGGGTTAG
- the dut gene encoding dUTP diphosphatase, whose amino-acid sequence MSAIPAGLAIRFKRWEGNADLPVPAYATAGAAGFDLRAHVPDDAPIVLKPGARCMAPTGFSVAIPDGYEMQVRPRSGLALKNGVTVVNAPGTVDSDYRGQVCVLLINLGEEDFTIRRGDRIAQGVIAAAPQWPLVEVEDLDATERGAGGFGSTGV is encoded by the coding sequence ATGTCCGCCATCCCCGCTGGTCTCGCCATCCGTTTCAAGCGCTGGGAGGGCAACGCCGACCTGCCGGTTCCCGCCTACGCCACGGCCGGCGCGGCGGGTTTCGATCTGCGGGCCCATGTGCCGGATGACGCGCCGATTGTCCTGAAGCCGGGCGCCCGTTGCATGGCCCCGACGGGCTTTTCGGTTGCGATCCCCGACGGCTACGAGATGCAGGTGCGTCCGCGCTCGGGACTTGCGCTCAAGAACGGCGTCACGGTCGTCAACGCGCCGGGCACCGTCGACAGCGACTATCGCGGCCAGGTCTGCGTCTTGCTGATCAATCTGGGCGAAGAGGACTTCACGATCCGCCGTGGCGACCGCATCGCCCAGGGCGTCATCGCAGCCGCGCCCCAATGGCCCCTGGTCGAGGTCGAGGACCTGGACGCGACAGAGCGAGGCGCGGG